A genomic window from Lotus japonicus ecotype B-129 chromosome 1, LjGifu_v1.2 includes:
- the LOC130721801 gene encoding pentatricopeptide repeat-containing protein At2g04860: protein MKWASNRNIAAFKPNLSLFHFHSLFQNARCALVTFRQLLQANYNPNDVTFSLLIKACLSSSFAFGSSTSEQKASQIHTQLAKRGVNQFLYVNTALIDLYMKLGFTSHAHQLFEDMIYRDVVSWNVMICGYSQNGYPYDALQLFVHMLRQNFRPNQTTIASLLPSCGIRELILQGRSIHGFAFKAGLGWDTQLNNALISIYAKYDDLEAAQVLFEGMDGKNVVSWNTMIGAYGQNGLSNKAVLCFKEMLKEGLQPSQVTMMNLISANAVPTIVHCCIIKCGFINDASVVTSLVCLYAKQGFTEMAKLLYKYYPTKDLITLTAMTSSYSEKGDIESAVECFIRTLRLDIRPDAIALISVLHGIEDPSHFAIGRAFHGYGLKCALSTDCLVANGLISMYSRFDEIEGTLFLFSEMSEKPLITWNSVISGCVQAGKSSNAMELFSKMNMYGQKPDAITIASLLSGCCQLGNLRTGETLHGYVLRNNVKMEEFTGTALIDMYTKCGRLDYAEKVFYSIKDPCLATWNSIISGYSLYGHEHRAFKCFSELLEQGLEPDRITFLGVLAACTHSGLVHLGMKYYRIMTEECGLVPSLQHYACIVGLLGRAGLFKEAIEFINSMEIRPDSAVWGALLSACCIQQEVKLGECLAKKLFLLNCNNGGFYVLMSNLYAIVGRWDDVAKVRDMMRDSGGDGCSGVSVIELTSIKDTDNNLRPNEAYLNSSTWQNLCLY, encoded by the coding sequence ATGAAGTGGGCTTCCAACAGAAACATAGCTGCTTTCAAACCCAATTTGTCCTTGTTTCACTTTCACTCCCTGTTCCAAAATGCAAGGTGTGCACTTGTTACCTTTCGCCAACTTTTACAAGCAAATTATAACCCCAACGATGTTACTTTCTCATTACTCATCAAAGCTTGTCTTTcctcttcttttgcttttggTTCATCAACCTCTGAGCAAAAAGCAAGCCAGATTCATACCCAGTTGGCGAAACGAGGCGTAAACCAATTCCTTTATGTAAATACTGCTCTCATTGACTTGTACATGAAACTTGGGTTCACCTCTCATGCACACCAACTGTTTGAAGATATGATTTATAGAGATGTTGTATCATGGAACGTGATGATTTGTGGATATTCACAAAATGGGTATCCTTATGACGCTCTTCAACTCTTTGTACACATGCTAAGACAGAATTTCAGACCTAATCAAACAACCATTGCTAGTTTACTACCTTCTTGTGGTATTCGTGAACTGATTCTTCAAGGTAGGTCCATTCATGGGTTTGCATTCAAAGCTGGCCTTGGTTGGGATACTCAATTGAATAATGCCCTTATCTCAATATATGCTAAATATGATGATTTGGAAGCAGCCCAAGTCTTATTTGAAGGAATGGATGGGAAGAATGTTGTCTCTTGGAATACCATGATTGGTGCCTATGGCCAAAATGGTCTTTCGAATAAGGCTGTGCTTTGCTTCAAAGAGATGCTGAAGGAAGGTTTGCAACCTAGTCAAGTGACTATGATGAACCTTATTTCGGCAAATGCAGTTCCTACAATTGTCCATTGTTGTATTATCAAATGTGGCTTCATCAATGATGCTTCTGTTGTTACTTCACTGGTTTGTCTATATGCAAAGCAAGGATTCACAGAGATGGCAAAACTGCTTTACAAATATTATCCCACAAAAGACCTGATTACGTTGACAGCTATGACCTCTAGCTATTCTGAAAAAGGTGACATAGAGTCTGCAGTTGAGTGTTTTATCCGAACTCTGCGGTTAGACATAAGACCGGATGCAATTGCCTTGATCAGTGTCCTTCATGGAATTGAAGATCCTTCTCATTTTGCTATTGGACGTGCTTTCCATGGTTATGGGCTGAAGTGCGCGCTGTCTACTGATTGTTTAGTTGCAAATGGGCTAATAAGCATGTACTCAAGATTTGATGAGATAGAAGGcactttatttttgttttccgAAATGAGTGAAAAACCACTGATTACTTGGAATTCTGTGATATCTGGCTGTGTGCAGGCTGGAAAATCAAGTAATGCCATGGAGTTATTCTCCAAAATGAACATGTATGGACAAAAACCAGATGCCATTACTATCGCTAGTCTGCTATCTGGGTGTTGCCAGCTCGGGAACCTGCGGACCGGAGAGACACTGCATGGCTATGTCCTGAGGAACAATGTGAAAATGGAAGAATTTACAGGCACTGCTCTAATAGACATGTACACCAAGTGTGGAAGATTAGATTATGCTGAAAAGGTATTTTACAGCATCAAGGATCCATGCTTGGCGACGTGGAACTCAATCATATCAGGTTATAGTTTATATGGACATGAACATAGAGCTTTCAAATGTTTTTCTGAACTGCTTGAACAAGGGCTAGAACCGGATAGAATCACTTTCCTGGGAGTTTTAGCAGCATGCACCCATAGTGGACTTGTCCATTTAGGAATGAAATACTACCGTATCATGACAGAAGAGTGTGGTTTGGTGCCAAGTTTGCAACATTATGCTTGCATAGTTGGTCTCTTGGGTCGAGCTGGCTTGTTCAAGGAAGCAATTGAATTCATTAACAGCATGGAGATTCGGCCTGATTCAGCTGTCTGGGGAGCTTTGTTAAGTGCTTGTTGCATCCAACAAGAGGTCAAGCTTGGGGAATGCTTggcaaaaaaattgtttttattgAATTGCAACAATGGTGGATTTTATGTGTTGATGTCAAATCTTTATGCGATTGTGGGGAGGTGGGATGATGTAGCAAAGGTGAGGGATATGATGAGAGACAGTGGAGGAGATGGATGTTCTGGTGTTAGTGTTATTGAATTGACATCCATCAAAGACACCGATAACAACTTACGCCCAAATGAAGCCTATTTGAATTCAAGCACTTGGCAGAATTTGTGTCTATATTGA